One genomic region from Deltaproteobacteria bacterium RBG_16_64_85 encodes:
- a CDS encoding glucokinase gives MILAGDAGGTKTNLALFRPEGARLSCGDVRSYPSQEFPSFESILKEFLGGRKDVDLACIGVAGPVRAGRSRLTNLPWVVEEESIRHACDARRGFLINDLQATAFAVPFLAPERLAVLQEGRADPEGTVAVVAAGTGLGVAFLVPSSRGYLPFASEGGHADFAPRNEREAGLMEFLRSRFGRVSAERVVSGPGLHALYSFLREAEGIAEVPEVDALLSREDPPRVIVSEGLSVRSSACREALRLFASLYGALAGNLVLQFFATGGIVLGGGIAPAILPVLSEGAFLDAFRAKGRFREFLSGVPVKVILDDKAALLGAAHYALAREGMER, from the coding sequence ATGATCCTTGCCGGCGACGCGGGAGGGACCAAGACCAACCTGGCGCTCTTCCGTCCGGAAGGCGCGCGGCTCTCGTGCGGCGATGTCCGCTCCTACCCGAGCCAGGAGTTCCCTTCGTTTGAGTCCATCCTGAAGGAGTTCCTCGGAGGCCGGAAGGATGTAGACCTGGCCTGCATCGGAGTCGCAGGACCCGTCCGCGCAGGACGGAGCCGGCTGACCAACCTTCCCTGGGTAGTGGAGGAGGAATCGATCCGGCATGCCTGCGACGCACGGCGCGGCTTCCTCATCAACGACCTGCAGGCCACGGCGTTCGCGGTTCCCTTCCTCGCGCCCGAACGGCTCGCCGTCCTGCAGGAAGGGAGAGCGGATCCGGAAGGGACCGTCGCGGTGGTTGCGGCCGGCACGGGGCTGGGCGTGGCGTTCCTCGTCCCTTCGAGCCGGGGATACCTGCCGTTCGCCTCCGAGGGGGGGCACGCCGATTTCGCTCCGCGGAACGAGCGGGAAGCGGGTCTGATGGAATTTCTCCGGTCCCGGTTCGGACGCGTGAGCGCGGAGCGCGTGGTCTCGGGCCCGGGGCTTCATGCGCTGTACAGCTTCCTGCGGGAGGCAGAGGGGATTGCAGAGGTGCCGGAGGTCGACGCTCTCCTCTCCCGGGAGGATCCGCCCCGGGTGATCGTATCGGAGGGCCTCTCCGTCCGGTCGTCTGCGTGCCGGGAGGCGCTGCGGCTCTTCGCCTCCTTATACGGGGCGCTGGCGGGAAACCTCGTGCTGCAGTTCTTCGCAACGGGAGGGATCGTTCTGGGCGGAGGAATCGCGCCCGCGATCCTGCCCGTCCTGTCGGAAGGGGCGTTCCTCGATGCGTTCCGCGCCAAGGGACGGTTCCGGGAGTTTCTGTCGGGAGTGCCGGTGAAGGTCATCCTCGACGACAAGGCGGCGCTACTCGGGGCGGCGCACTACGCCTTGGCAAGGGAGGGGATGGAGAGATGA